A single region of the Bacillus cereus genome encodes:
- a CDS encoding GNAT family N-acetyltransferase, which translates to METVKLDKSAIPDLLSLCESIGWLQHEAFMKEQFHMYLSIGTIFGYVHKNKLIAAGGVFPFDRGFSSIGMLIVHPDFQRQGIGRILLNNSLALTHSSFPILLIATKAGEPLYQSYGFQSITTIHRFEKQANHISTKSVPIKQIQKNDLPSLVFLDQTATGAHRSKLYSSLLSRATYSFKIERDNQIDAFALCIQKGDVLCITPLISKTEEDSIHLLEIICKSWNGTIRIDVPHSQFLFRQFLQTANFHEVLLSPLMIKNGDQLPGNRNMLFAMIDAALC; encoded by the coding sequence ATGGAAACAGTAAAACTAGACAAATCTGCCATTCCAGATTTACTCTCTCTTTGCGAATCTATCGGATGGTTACAACATGAAGCCTTTATGAAAGAACAATTCCATATGTATCTTTCAATTGGTACAATTTTTGGCTATGTACATAAAAATAAACTTATTGCAGCTGGAGGGGTATTTCCATTTGATCGTGGATTTTCTTCTATCGGTATGTTAATCGTACATCCTGATTTTCAAAGACAAGGAATCGGCCGTATTTTGCTAAACAACAGTTTAGCTCTAACTCATTCATCGTTTCCTATTCTGCTCATTGCAACAAAAGCTGGTGAACCTTTATATCAATCATATGGATTTCAATCAATAACAACAATTCATCGTTTCGAAAAACAAGCGAATCACATAAGTACAAAGTCTGTTCCCATAAAACAAATTCAGAAAAATGATCTTCCTTCTCTTGTTTTTCTTGATCAAACTGCGACTGGTGCTCATCGTTCTAAGCTTTATTCATCGCTACTATCGAGAGCAACCTACTCATTTAAAATAGAACGGGATAATCAAATCGATGCTTTTGCTTTATGCATACAAAAAGGAGATGTGCTATGTATTACTCCACTTATTTCAAAAACAGAAGAAGACTCTATTCACTTATTAGAAATAATTTGTAAATCGTGGAATGGGACAATACGCATTGATGTCCCGCATTCACAATTCTTATTCCGCCAATTTCTTCAAACAGCAAATTTCCATGAAGTACTTCTTTCACCTCTTATGATAAAGAATGGTGATCAACTTCCTGGAAATCGTAATATGCTATTTGCTATGATAGATGCAGCGTTATGTTAG
- a CDS encoding alpha/beta fold hydrolase encodes MKRLSYFIASCLTLTSLVGCSAAEKPVEQVKQVKNTITAKLTTEEKMVEIDGQTIYFKQIGSKKPPLLMIHGFGGSSDGFQKIYSDLAKDHTIISVDALGFGRSSKPMDFYYSFPTHANLYYKLMKKLGYDTFAILGHSMGGEISLNLTYLYPDAVTHLILTDATGGPHSLVNKQGSPKPQLSTDLSTVSSIADYDESKVNFKRNDEEHYNKMKLWPRRLQINANEIKQPTLIIWGRNDSSVSWKEGETYHQFLKNSTFHIIEKGYHAPFRQEPQEFVGYVKDFFEKNPISAEK; translated from the coding sequence TTGAAGCGACTTAGCTATTTTATAGCGAGCTGTCTGACTCTTACATCACTAGTAGGATGTAGTGCAGCAGAAAAGCCCGTAGAACAAGTAAAACAAGTAAAAAATACAATTACCGCGAAATTAACTACAGAAGAAAAAATGGTTGAAATAGATGGACAAACTATTTACTTTAAGCAAATTGGCAGCAAGAAACCACCTTTACTTATGATCCATGGATTTGGTGGATCATCAGATGGATTTCAAAAGATTTACTCAGATTTAGCAAAAGATCATACGATTATTTCTGTTGACGCCTTAGGATTCGGACGTTCCTCTAAGCCGATGGATTTTTATTATTCTTTCCCAACTCATGCAAATTTGTATTATAAGCTAATGAAAAAACTAGGTTATGATACATTCGCAATACTTGGTCACTCCATGGGCGGAGAAATTTCTCTTAATTTAACATACTTATATCCTGATGCGGTTACCCATCTTATTTTAACTGACGCTACAGGCGGGCCTCACTCATTAGTGAATAAGCAGGGATCTCCTAAACCACAATTATCGACTGATTTAAGTACAGTTTCTTCTATTGCAGACTATGATGAGAGCAAAGTTAACTTCAAGCGTAATGATGAAGAACATTATAATAAAATGAAGTTGTGGCCTAGACGTCTTCAAATCAATGCAAATGAAATTAAGCAGCCAACTTTAATTATATGGGGAAGAAATGATAGTAGCGTTTCTTGGAAAGAAGGAGAAACTTATCATCAATTCTTAAAAAATAGTACTTTCCATATTATCGAAAAAGGTTATCACGCACCATTTCGTCAAGAGCCACAAGAATTTGTAGGGTATGTAAAAGATTTCTTCGAAAAAAATCCTATAAGTGCTGAAAAATAA
- a CDS encoding DoxX family protein codes for MIIQFLRENKAVSFVLAIVRVYLGYTWVMAGIGKLQGKGFDATGYLQGAIEKSKGAQPAVQSWWASFLQDFAIPNVDLFNTLVTWGEILVGIGLIVGCLTKTAVFFGLVMNFSYMFSGSIGVNPEMVILSMFVLVSGMNAGKIGVDGFIIPKVLGSKTPKRQKQAA; via the coding sequence ATGATTATTCAATTTTTAAGAGAAAACAAAGCAGTTTCTTTTGTATTAGCGATAGTTCGAGTGTATCTTGGTTACACATGGGTAATGGCTGGAATCGGTAAACTACAAGGCAAGGGATTCGATGCAACTGGTTATTTACAAGGTGCAATTGAAAAATCTAAAGGAGCACAACCAGCTGTTCAATCTTGGTGGGCATCATTCTTACAAGATTTTGCAATTCCAAACGTTGATTTATTTAATACACTTGTGACGTGGGGAGAAATTTTAGTCGGAATTGGTTTAATTGTAGGCTGTTTAACAAAAACAGCGGTCTTTTTCGGTCTTGTAATGAACTTTTCCTATATGTTTAGTGGGTCAATTGGTGTGAACCCTGAGATGGTTATTTTATCGATGTTCGTTCTTGTTTCTGGTATGAATGCTGGGAAAATTGGAGTTGATGGCTTCATTATTCCAAAAGTACTAGGATCAAAAACGCCAAAACGCCAAAAGCAAGCTGCTTAA
- a CDS encoding histidine phosphatase family protein yields MKLVFVRHGEGEHTKDLSLSLQVVNPSLTGVGKKQAKLLQRDVPLQEKDILIVSPTLRTLQTATIWSAEVACQKIVHPYVSPRIFPYRESAKTLPCDQLLDRKIIKNSFPYFSLEESTNELLWNEGINIISEKEFQQIVDAFLHWCDQLKAEKICIVSHDGTITAYRQYLQKVALTRADFLKETGMYEIDL; encoded by the coding sequence ATGAAACTTGTCTTTGTTCGGCATGGTGAAGGTGAGCATACGAAAGATTTATCATTAAGTTTACAAGTGGTGAATCCGTCATTGACGGGTGTGGGAAAGAAGCAGGCAAAATTGCTTCAGCGCGATGTACCATTACAAGAAAAGGATATATTAATCGTTAGTCCTACACTTCGAACTTTACAAACTGCGACAATATGGAGTGCGGAAGTTGCTTGTCAAAAAATTGTTCATCCATATGTATCCCCGCGTATTTTTCCTTATCGGGAATCCGCCAAAACATTGCCATGCGATCAATTGTTAGATCGAAAGATAATTAAAAATTCATTTCCATATTTTTCATTAGAAGAAAGTACAAATGAATTGTTATGGAATGAGGGAATCAATATCATCTCAGAGAAGGAATTTCAGCAAATAGTAGATGCATTTCTGCATTGGTGCGATCAGTTAAAAGCAGAAAAAATTTGTATCGTTTCACATGATGGAACAATTACAGCGTATAGGCAATATTTACAGAAAGTTGCTTTAACTAGAGCAGATTTTTTGAAAGAAACGGGTATGTATGAAATTGACTTATAG
- a CDS encoding phosphoglycerate mutase, with amino-acid sequence MKWIIIFIGIIIWGYINGFFISDKTANPWITDDERKTKIKQKAIIASWSGVFIFCIMNLLNKWLGLGTSDTSPYLPNPVATIFKENVELQILLMLFITYGLFYLYYRRKLSA; translated from the coding sequence ATGAAATGGATTATCATCTTTATCGGAATAATCATATGGGGATACATAAATGGCTTCTTTATTAGTGATAAAACTGCTAATCCTTGGATTACAGATGATGAACGTAAAACGAAAATTAAACAAAAAGCAATTATCGCAAGCTGGTCCGGTGTTTTCATATTTTGTATCATGAACCTCTTAAACAAATGGTTAGGTTTAGGAACGAGCGATACATCACCTTATTTACCAAATCCTGTCGCAACTATTTTTAAAGAAAATGTAGAGTTACAAATTTTACTTATGTTATTCATTACGTATGGACTATTTTACTTATACTACCGAAGAAAATTAAGCGCTTAA
- a CDS encoding DUF4023 domain-containing protein: MSKSNDFLDTLHEKQAKDEQNRQHQGNGNPAKKKPNKTHK, encoded by the coding sequence ATGAGTAAATCAAATGACTTTTTAGATACATTACATGAAAAACAAGCAAAAGATGAACAAAATAGACAGCACCAAGGTAACGGAAACCCTGCGAAAAAAAAGCCAAATAAAACACATAAGTAA
- a CDS encoding TolB family protein, with protein MKRFIVSVIMILFLFFCSSSIKGAENHEVKVAFIRNHNLWIKVGEKEKQITKGEYITGPKWSHNGEWLAYAKGKKRNHFELYRLKDGKKVTPSQSEASNYQWSPTKNIIAFVFARTLNIFDAEKKKADFENVANGVGDYAWYPDGKKFLVSSEAHLLPTGWTGAQLYEIQKDANMNPHKMKHLYALPNEHDDFLALVGSGFKWSLDQRWISFLAVPTASLSADSNTLCLIRSDGSRFETVDQMLLNTQWFKWAPSKNILAYIEGSGRVALENKHLKVKELPALQQHTFTPKGYVDWDFTWKNDNVIIVSRAKEAELSVPLEKRPLPSLYEVNSINDEQNQITKPPNSQGDYNPIFIKKSNQLMWLRSNRKKADAWLAHNDGKHEKKWIENIDVPEWYYEKWNWEDVVSVKDE; from the coding sequence ATGAAAAGATTTATAGTAAGTGTAATCATGATTTTGTTCCTTTTTTTCTGTTCCAGTTCGATTAAAGGCGCAGAAAACCATGAAGTGAAAGTTGCCTTTATTCGTAATCATAATCTATGGATTAAAGTTGGTGAGAAAGAAAAACAAATTACAAAAGGAGAGTACATAACAGGGCCGAAATGGTCACATAATGGAGAGTGGCTTGCATATGCAAAAGGAAAGAAGCGAAATCATTTCGAACTGTATCGGTTGAAAGATGGAAAGAAAGTTACACCATCTCAATCAGAAGCATCGAATTATCAATGGTCACCAACAAAGAATATAATTGCCTTTGTATTTGCACGTACATTAAATATATTTGATGCTGAAAAAAAGAAAGCAGATTTTGAAAATGTAGCCAATGGTGTAGGTGACTATGCATGGTATCCTGATGGTAAGAAATTTCTTGTATCATCAGAAGCGCACTTGCTTCCAACAGGATGGACAGGTGCTCAGTTATATGAAATACAAAAGGATGCAAATATGAATCCTCATAAGATGAAACATTTATATGCACTACCGAATGAGCATGATGACTTTTTAGCATTAGTTGGAAGTGGATTTAAGTGGTCGCTAGATCAAAGGTGGATTTCGTTTTTGGCAGTACCAACAGCTTCTTTGTCAGCGGATAGTAATACACTTTGCTTAATTCGATCAGACGGCAGTCGTTTTGAAACAGTAGATCAAATGTTATTAAACACACAATGGTTCAAATGGGCGCCATCAAAAAATATATTAGCCTATATTGAAGGAAGCGGGAGAGTTGCATTAGAGAATAAACATTTAAAAGTAAAAGAACTGCCGGCATTACAGCAGCACACATTTACTCCAAAAGGCTATGTTGATTGGGATTTCACATGGAAGAACGATAATGTAATTATCGTTTCAAGGGCAAAGGAAGCAGAGCTATCGGTCCCTCTAGAAAAAAGACCACTACCATCTTTATATGAAGTAAATAGTATAAACGATGAACAAAATCAAATTACAAAGCCACCTAATAGCCAAGGTGATTATAATCCTATTTTTATTAAGAAGAGCAACCAATTAATGTGGCTCCGTTCGAATCGTAAGAAAGCTGATGCATGGCTTGCTCATAACGATGGAAAACATGAAAAGAAGTGGATTGAAAATATAGATGTACCAGAGTGGTATTATGAGAAATGGAATTGGGAAGATGTCGTTTCGGTTAAAGACGAGTAA
- a CDS encoding S8 family serine peptidase, protein MKKTTSTLLSMALVFSSFGALSAHAGSLQKEKQFSPQLKANIEQWGENKIAQNVETKTSKEISVIVELQHAPLASQSNIQHAPDLKNSNVQSYHAQLKKAQEDTTKKIKEKAPKATIKETYSTLFSGFSISIPGDQVAALASLPEVKAIYPNLTYKLHETSKSPADQETPNVGGPTVGAPEAWNLKDPTGKPLDGKGMKVAIIDSGVDYTHPDLQANYIGGYDTVDEDNDPMDGNVHGTHVAGIIAGNGKIKGIAPNASILAYRVMNDGGTGTTEDILQGIECAIQDGADVLNLSLGQDLNVPDQPVTMTLERAAKLGVTAVVSNGNDGPKPWSVDAPGNASSVISVGASTVSIPFPTFQVAGSNKSYQGLPLSKADFQVGNDAQLVYVGYGNSSDYAKQDVKGKFALVLQGTSSTLVKAEQAKQAGALGVLLISNEKEINIMPEYFGREDIALPVMQLSNTNGEELKTLITKRKKNIKIGQPNKTELIGNFSSRGPSQGSWLIKPDIVAPGVQITSTVPRGGYESHNGTSMAAPQVAGAVALLRQMHPDWTTEQLKAALANTAKTLKDVNENTYPVMAQGSGLINIPKAAQTDALVQPNNVSFGLIKPNSGKVKLTQNITLQNLSNKKKNFSTRIELLDTKTKIQTSFPSSISLKPNSNIEKPFTITVDSSLPQGVYTGNLYVKEQGKTEEMRIPFTFSIDPKEYKRIDGLEIVNSTFSPNNDKILDDNLINYYLVTPVEDIAFHANLITKDRVTYQGTVYQGKNETPGYKSFKWNGTKTDGSPLPDGLYQIEAVASNSGGETKQTGAVFVDRTAPKLSSEVDQENLVIRGKVDDILLDWMTESGWVAPGHPVTIQYEINGNGVWESAFLNPWEKSYDIYFDRNQLQQGKNIIHIVATDAAGNITNLNVDLEVK, encoded by the coding sequence ATGAAAAAGACTACATCTACACTATTAAGTATGGCGCTCGTCTTTTCGAGTTTTGGAGCTTTAAGCGCCCATGCTGGGTCACTGCAAAAAGAGAAGCAATTTAGTCCACAGTTAAAAGCGAATATTGAACAATGGGGCGAAAACAAAATCGCGCAAAATGTTGAAACAAAAACATCAAAAGAAATTTCAGTCATTGTAGAATTGCAACATGCTCCACTCGCTTCACAAAGTAACATTCAGCATGCTCCAGACCTAAAAAATAGCAATGTGCAATCATACCATGCACAACTAAAAAAGGCACAAGAGGATACAACAAAAAAAATTAAAGAAAAAGCACCGAAGGCAACGATAAAAGAAACATATAGTACATTATTTTCTGGTTTTTCTATTTCTATCCCAGGAGATCAAGTTGCTGCTTTAGCTTCTTTACCTGAAGTAAAAGCAATTTATCCAAACTTAACATATAAGTTACATGAAACATCAAAAAGCCCAGCGGATCAAGAAACACCAAATGTTGGAGGTCCTACAGTTGGTGCACCTGAGGCTTGGAATTTAAAAGATCCAACTGGCAAACCCCTTGATGGAAAAGGGATGAAAGTCGCTATTATCGATTCAGGTGTAGACTATACCCATCCTGATTTACAAGCAAATTATATTGGTGGCTATGATACAGTAGATGAAGATAATGATCCGATGGATGGAAACGTCCACGGTACCCATGTTGCTGGAATTATTGCTGGTAACGGAAAAATAAAGGGAATTGCTCCGAACGCTTCTATACTCGCTTACCGTGTCATGAATGATGGTGGCACTGGTACGACAGAAGATATTCTTCAAGGTATTGAGTGCGCTATTCAAGATGGCGCTGACGTTTTAAATTTATCTCTTGGTCAAGATTTGAATGTCCCTGATCAACCTGTAACAATGACGTTAGAACGTGCAGCAAAACTTGGTGTTACTGCAGTTGTTTCAAATGGAAATGATGGACCAAAGCCTTGGTCTGTTGATGCTCCTGGTAACGCAAGTAGTGTCATCTCTGTTGGCGCATCTACTGTTTCTATTCCATTCCCAACATTCCAAGTAGCTGGTTCAAATAAATCTTACCAAGGATTACCGTTATCAAAAGCAGATTTCCAAGTAGGAAACGATGCTCAGCTTGTCTATGTTGGCTACGGTAATTCAAGCGATTACGCGAAACAAGATGTGAAAGGTAAGTTCGCCCTTGTTTTACAAGGAACTTCGAGCACGTTAGTAAAGGCAGAACAAGCAAAACAAGCTGGCGCTCTCGGTGTGCTACTAATTTCTAACGAAAAAGAAATTAATATTATGCCCGAATATTTTGGCCGTGAAGATATAGCTCTTCCAGTTATGCAACTATCAAATACAAATGGCGAAGAGTTAAAAACTTTAATTACAAAACGAAAGAAAAATATAAAAATTGGACAACCAAACAAAACCGAACTGATTGGTAACTTCAGTTCAAGAGGACCATCACAAGGTAGTTGGCTTATAAAGCCTGATATTGTTGCACCTGGCGTACAAATTACTAGTACTGTCCCAAGAGGTGGCTATGAATCTCATAATGGGACAAGTATGGCTGCGCCGCAAGTAGCAGGAGCTGTTGCCCTGCTCCGTCAAATGCACCCTGATTGGACGACAGAACAATTGAAAGCAGCTCTTGCCAATACTGCAAAAACATTAAAGGATGTCAATGAAAATACATATCCTGTCATGGCACAAGGATCTGGTTTAATTAACATTCCAAAAGCAGCTCAAACAGATGCATTAGTGCAACCTAACAATGTAAGTTTCGGTCTTATTAAACCTAATAGCGGTAAAGTGAAGTTAACACAAAATATTACGTTACAAAATCTTTCTAACAAAAAGAAAAACTTTTCAACTCGTATTGAATTACTAGATACAAAAACAAAAATCCAAACTTCTTTCCCTTCTTCTATTAGTTTGAAACCAAATAGTAACATCGAAAAGCCTTTTACTATTACTGTAGATAGCTCCTTACCACAAGGCGTATATACAGGAAATCTATATGTAAAAGAACAAGGAAAAACTGAAGAAATGCGTATTCCGTTTACATTTAGCATCGATCCGAAAGAATACAAACGTATTGATGGCCTTGAAATCGTTAACTCTACTTTCAGTCCAAATAATGACAAAATACTAGATGACAACCTAATCAATTACTATTTAGTTACACCAGTTGAGGACATAGCGTTTCATGCCAATTTAATTACGAAAGACCGTGTGACATATCAAGGCACGGTATATCAAGGTAAAAACGAAACACCAGGTTATAAATCTTTCAAATGGAATGGTACAAAAACTGACGGATCTCCTCTACCTGATGGCTTATACCAAATCGAAGCTGTTGCTTCTAACTCTGGTGGAGAAACGAAACAAACAGGGGCTGTATTTGTCGATCGCACTGCACCGAAGTTATCGTCTGAAGTAGATCAAGAAAACCTCGTAATTAGAGGGAAAGTAGATGATATACTTTTAGATTGGATGACAGAATCCGGATGGGTTGCTCCAGGACATCCAGTAACGATACAATATGAAATTAACGGAAATGGTGTGTGGGAAAGTGCGTTCCTGAACCCTTGGGAGAAAAGTTACGACATTTATTTCGATCGTAACCAATTACAACAAGGAAAAAATATAATTCACATTGTAGCAACTGATGCAGCCGGAAATATAACCAATTTAAACGTTGATTTGGAAGTAAAGTAA